One genomic window of Synergistes jonesii includes the following:
- a CDS encoding response regulator, whose protein sequence is MKKKIVIVDDHRLFLEGMDGILASVEDFAIVGRAYSAESAIGVIRMARPHLVILDITMPDMNGIDVTKIIKLDLPDTKVLILTMHLHRRMIIEALKAGADGYLLKDSDSKEVIDAVKIVLSGLIYLSPPVSTLIVRDYIRKLDMPIPDSAHLNDLSVREREVLSLISEGADTRMICQRLCISRNTVDSHRRSLMQKLGCENLTDLMRFAIREGAVNLDE, encoded by the coding sequence TTGAAAAAGAAAATTGTTATCGTTGACGACCATAGGTTGTTTCTCGAGGGTATGGACGGCATTTTGGCTTCCGTTGAAGACTTCGCCATCGTTGGGAGAGCTTATAGCGCAGAAAGTGCGATTGGCGTTATAAGAATGGCGCGCCCGCATCTTGTTATTCTTGATATTACTATGCCTGATATGAACGGTATTGACGTTACCAAGATAATCAAGCTGGATCTGCCGGATACGAAGGTGCTTATCCTGACGATGCATCTGCACCGCCGCATGATAATAGAGGCATTGAAGGCCGGTGCGGATGGCTATCTTCTGAAGGATTCCGACTCCAAAGAGGTCATAGATGCTGTAAAGATTGTTCTTTCTGGCCTAATATACCTAAGTCCGCCCGTAAGTACTCTTATCGTCAGGGACTATATAAGGAAACTTGACATGCCGATCCCCGACTCCGCACATCTTAACGACCTTTCGGTACGAGAGAGGGAAGTGCTCTCGCTGATATCGGAAGGGGCCGATACCAGAATGATATGCCAAAGGCTCTGCATCAGCCGCAACACAGTTGATTCGCACAGGCGCAGCCTTATGCAGAAGCTCGGATGCGAAAACCTCACAGACCTTATGAGATTTGCCATAAGAGAGGGGGCCGTTAATCTCGATGAATGA